Genomic DNA from Hymenobacter jejuensis:
AATCTCGCCCTGAGCCGCTACGTGCAGGACGCAGTGGATGTGGTGCGTGCGGCCCAGTTCGACCTGATCATCCTGGAAACCAGCGGTATTGGTCAATCAGACACTGAGATTATCGAGCACTCCGACGCGAGCCTGTACGTGATGACGCCCGAGTACGGCGCGGCCACGCAACTCGAAAAGATCGACATGCTCGATTTTGCCGATGTCATTGCCCTCAACAAGTTCGACAAGCGCGGTGCTCTCGATGCCCTGCGCGACGTACGCAAGCAGTACCAGCGCAACCACCAGCTCTGGGACAAGCCCCTGGACGAGATGCCCGTGTATGGCACCATCGCCTCGCAGTTCAACGACCCAGGCATGAACCGCCTGTATCGGGCTGTGATTGAGGTCATTAGCCAAAAGACAGGCATCGCTTTCGCTTCGCACCTCGAAACGACTAAGGAGGATTCGGAGAAGATTTACATCATTCCGCCTCACCGCACGCGTTACCTTTCCGAAATCGCCGAAACCAATCGCCAATATGACCAATGGGTTCAGAAACAGTCCGAAGTGGCCCAGCAGCTTTTCGGACTCGACCAAAGTATCGCCGCCGTCCGCAGCCTCGAAACCGGAGGATCTAACGGAAGCAGCGGGAGCCGCAGCGATCAACCAGACGCCGGATCAATCGTGGCCGGCCTGGAGAAAGCATTCCAGGAAATCAAGCTCCGGCTGGACGGCCAGAACTGGAAGCTCCTGGAAACCTGGCCGCAAAAGGTAAAAGCCTACCGCGATCCGGAGTTCATCTTTAAGGTGCGCGACAAGGAAATTCGCATCAAGACGCACACCGAAAGTCTTTCGCACCTCCAGATTCCGAAGGTGTCGCTGCCGCGCTACACGGCCTGGGGCGACCTTTTGAAATGGCAGTTGCAGGAAAACGTGCCCGGCGAGTTTCCGTACACGGCCGGCGTGTTTCCATTTAAGCGCGAAGGCGAAGACCCAACCCGCATGTTTGCGGGCGAAGGTGGCCCTGAGCGCACCAACCGCCGCTTCCACTACGTATCGGCAGGCTTGCCAGCCAAGCGCCTGAGCACGGCCTTCGACTCGGTGACGCTCTACGGCGAAGACCCCGACATGCGGCCCGACATCTACGGCAAAATCGGCAATTCCGGCGTGAGCATCGCTTGCCTCGACGACGCCAAGAAGCTGTATTCCGGCTTCAACCTCGCCGACCCCATGACGTCGGTTTCGATGACCATCAACGGGCCCGCCGCGACGCTGGCAGCTTTCTTCATGAACGCGGCCATCGACCAGCAATGCGAGTTGTATATAAAGCAACACGGACTGGAAGCCGAGGTTGATGCCAAGATCACTGAGATTTATCAGGCAAAAGGCACGGCCCGCCCCCACTACCAGGGCGAGCTACCCACCGGCAACGACGGCCTCGGCTTGATGCTGCTCGGCGTTACCGGCGATCAGGTACTGCCTGCCGATGTGTACCAGCAGATCAAAGCCCGCACGCTTTCGCAAGTGCGCGGCACGGTGCAGGCTGACATCCTGAAGGAAGATCAGGCGCAGAACACCTGCATATTCTCCACGGAATTTGCCTTGCGCCTCATGGGCGACGTGCAGGAATACTTCATCAAGGAGAAGGTTCGCAACTTCTATTCGGTCTCGATTTCGGGTTACCACATTGCCGAGGCCGGCGCCAACCCGCTCACACAGCTCGCGCTTACGCTGAGCAACGGCTTTACGTTTGTGGAATACTACGTCAGTCGCGGCATGGACGTGAACGACTTCGCGCCCAACCTGTCCTTCTTCTTCTCCAACGGCATCGACCCCGAATACTCGGTGATAGGCCGGGTGGCGCGCCGCATTTGGGCCAAGGCCATGAAGCTGAAGTACGGCGCCAACGCCCGCTCGCAGATGTTGAAGTACCACATCCAGACCTCAGGCCGCTCGCTGCACGCCCAGGAAATCGACTTCAACGACATTCGCACGACGTTGCAGGCGCTCTACGCCATCTACGACAACTGCAACTCGTTGCATACCAACGCCTACGACGAAGCCATCACGACGCCCACTGAGGAGTCGGTGCGCCGGGCGATGGCTATTCAGCTGATTATCAACCGTGAGCTGGGCTTGGCCAAAAACGAGAATCCGCTGCAAGGCTCCTTCATTATCGAAGAGCTGACGGACTTGGTGGAAGAGGCTGTGTTACTGGAGTTTGACCGCATCACGGAGCGCGGCGGCGTGCTGGGCGCCATGGAAACCATGTACCAGCGCGGCAAGATTCAGGAGGAAAGCCTGCACTACGAGATGCTGAAGCACACTGGCGAGTACCCCATCATCGGCGTGAACACGTTCCTGTCGTCGAAGGGCTCTCCCACTATCATTCCGGCCGAGGTTATCCGGGCCACGGAGGAGGAAAAACAGTATCAGATTACGATGCTCGGCAACCTTCACGCCCGCAACGCAGCCGAAGCTCCGCAGCGCCTGAAGCACTTGCAGCAAGTAGCCGTAGCAAATGGCAACTTATTCGAGGAGCTGATGGAAACGGTAAAGTTCTGCTCGCTTGGGCAGATTACGAATGCGCTGTTTGAGGTAGGTGGGCAGTATAGAAGGAATATGTAGCCTTTTTAAACTTAGCTACTAAAAAGCGTGCTCTTTCAATGAAGGAGCACGCTTTTTACATTTCTGGTGCTGTCAAATGCCGTCCCAAAGCAAACTATTGCTTGTGCGGCGTTCTAAGTGGGGGCCATTTGGAAGCTCTGATGTGGGAAATATGCTACGGAGATTTAAATGCAGTGGCCGGGTGCTTAATTTGTCGCACTCTATCTCCTTCTAAACTTCTCTCCGCAATGGCGCACTCCGCCTACAAACTTCCAGCCTGTGCTAACTGTGAATACCCCTTTAAGGCCGCAGAGAATTTTTGTCCCGACTGCGGCCAGCAAAACCACCCGCTTGACCTTTCTTTCGGGCACGTGGCCGAAGAAGTGCTGGAAGGCGTGTTCCACTTCGATGGCAAGGTATTCCGCACGCTGCGCCTGCTGCTGTTTGCGCCGGGGTCGCTGACGCTGCGGTTTTGGCAAGGCAAGCGCGTGGCTTATGTGCCGCCCGTGCGCCTGTATGTGTTCATCAGCTTTCTGTTTTTCCTGCTGCTTTCGCTGGCGCTACATGCCCCGGAACATGGCGCAACGCGCACACTGGGCGAGCGACTACGACAAACCAGCATTCAGTTTCGGGCCGATTCCATCCGCTTGGCGGGCAAAATGCCCACCGCCGATTCAGCCCGCATTAAGCTATTGCTCCGCAAAAGCAGGCACGTTGCGGTGCTCAACGGCATTGTGAACTCAGACGTGAACAGCGACACCGTGGAGTACCGCCGGTGGAACGGCGTGCTCTACACCCCGCAGGAATGGCGAGAGTTGCCGGACTATTCGTCAGCCCAGTTCGACGATGTGCTCCGCCGCCACGGCCAGGAGCCTTCGGTGCTGTCGCGCTTTGTGCTGCGGCAAGGCTACCGGGTTATGCAGTCATCGGAACAGGAACTTTCTCACCAGTTCGTGCGCGGTATATCATTAATGATGTTCGTGCTTATGCCGGTGTTTGCGCTCCTGCTCAAACTGCTCTACATACGGCGGAAGCAATACTACCTTGCCCACTTGATGTTCGCTATTCACGTGCACTGCTTCGCCTTTCTACTGTTTTCCGTGAACATGGCCCTCAGCCTGTTTGCCCACATGCCTGCCAAGTCCATCTTGGTAGTGTTGCTCATCGTGGCCCTTTACTTGGTCTTGGCATTGCATAAGGCCTACCAACAGAACTGGCTGAAAACCGCAGTGAAATTTGCTTTTTTGCTAGGGCTCTATAGCCTTGTCATTGCTGTTGGGTTGGTAGGCGCGCTGGGCTTAAGCATGGTATTGGTTTAAGCCTCAGCCAATCTCCTCCCAAAAGCTGACACGAGTTACCCCAACTGGCGCGAGTTTAGCGCAGTGTAACTCATGACCAGCTTTGGGTGGAGTTTATGCCTCTACTGCCGCGCAAGCGACGATTCAGAACTATGCCGCTTCGAGAAGTTTGGGCGGCGTTTTCGTTTCAGCAAGAGGCGAAAGACTTTAGTTTAGGCAGCATAAGCCTACACTGTTACCTTGTCGCTCAACCAGAACTGAGTACTTACTCAGCATTGTAGACCAAGTATTATATAATGCATTTATTATCAATACACTACATCCTTTCACCTATCTTATTGTCATCTAGCGCACATGAAACAAAAGCTTCCTTTTTGTCAGGTGGTACTAGCAACGCTCCTGCTTGGGAGTTGCTCTGAAAACAAAACGCAGGGTGAGTCGGCAACGAACGACAGGTCCGCTCCGGCGGCCTCCCAGGCTAGCGCCGGCGACTCTGCACGGGTGAGTGGCAAGCCTTGCGACATCAAGCTGGGTAACATCCATTTTACCAAGGCCATCAACGGTGCCGATACCTTGACGAAGGTTGATCAACAGGGGCGCATGGCATTTCGGGTCGGCGCGAAGAAAGACTTTTTCTGTGATCCCAACGACGGCAAACTGTCGAACAACACGGCGCCCATCCTGCTGGCGAAAGTGGACAACACCAAGCCCTTTACGCTGGTAGCCAAAGTGATTCCCGGCTTTACGCCCAAAGGGCTTTACAATGCCGGCGTACTCTACATCTACGTAAACGATACGTTCTGGCAAAAGCACTGCTTCGAGCAGGACGAGCGCGGCAACCACCGGATTGTGACGGTGCGCACCCAGGGCACTTCCGACGACAACAACCACGACGTGGTGAAAAGCCCGTGGGCGTACATGAAAATCTCGTCGGATACGCGCACGGTGGCTAGCTACTATTCGCTGGATAATAAAACCTGGCAACTGGTACGGCTCTACAAAAACAACTACCCCGCCGAAATCTGGATGGGGGTTAGTGCGCAGTGCCCCGTTGATACGGGTACGGTAAGCCATTTTGAGCAGATAAGCCTGACGCAAAACAGCGTTGCTGATTTTCGGATGGGGAAATAGCCCCTTGATCTGCCGGGGTTAATAAAAATACAAATACTTGATAACCTGATAGTTATAAACGTTTAAAAACTCATTATTCATAATACTCAGCCATTCACCCAAGCACAAGCCATGCACCGGGTCATCTCTCCCACCATGTCCAGAATTTTACCGGTCATTGTGCTGGCCCAGTTCTTTTGCACCTCGCTCTGGTTTGCGGGCAATGCCATTGCGGCGGAATTGGCGGCGGCGTTGCAGCAGCCGTCCACGTTTGTGGCGCACCTGACCAGCGCTGTGCAATTGGGATTTATCACTGGTACGCTGGTTTTTGCCCTGCTCACCATTGCCGATCGCTTTTCCCCTTCGCGGGTATTCTTCCTCAGCGCCCTGGCGGCGGCCCTATGCAATCTGGGCATCAACCTGGGCAGCCTGGAAGCGGGCAACTTGCTCGCCTTCCGGTTTCTGACTGGTTTTTTCCTGGCCGGCATTTATCCCGTGGGCATGAAAATCGCCGCCGATTACGTGCAGGCAGGCCTGGGCAAATGGCTGGGCTTCCTGGTGGGCGCGCTGGTTGTGGGCACGGCTTTTCCGCACTTGCTCAAGAGCGTCACGGCGCAGCTGCCGTGGCACTACGTGACGCTCACCACCTCGGGGCTGGCGGTGCTGGGCGGCGTGGCCATGCTGCTGCTTGTGCCGGATGGGCCTTACCGCAAAAAAGGTCAACGGTTGCAGCTTACGGCCTTTGCGGCGGGGTTCCGGCAGCCGAGCTTCCGGGCCGCGGCATTCGGGTACTTCGGCCACATGTGGGAGCTTTACACCTTCTGGGCTTTCCTGCCTCTGATCCTGACCACCTACAACCACGCGCACCCCAACGCCGAGCTGCCGGTGTCCCTGTTGTCGTTTTTGCTGATCGGGGCCGGCGGCTTGGCCTGCGTGAGCAGCGGGCTGCTCTCGCGGGTGGTGCCCCCGCGCAAGGTAGCCACGACGGCGCTGGCCTTGTCGGGCACGTGCTGCCTGCTCTCGCCGCTGGTGCTGCGCAGCAATTCGGCGGCCCTGCTCCTATGTTTTCTGTTTTTTTGGGGGCTGATGGTGGTCGCCGATTCTCCCTTGTTCTCCACCTTGGTGGCCCAAAGCGCGCCGGAAACATCGCGTGGCACTGCCCTGACCATCGTGAACTGCCTGGGTTTTGCGATTACCATTGTTAGCATAGAAGTTACGCGGTGGCTCTCCAGCTACGTAAATACGCATGATCTCTTTTTCATGCTCGCTTTGGGGCCAGCACTGGGGGTGCTGGCCCAGCTAGGCAGCCGCCAAGCAGAAGCGGTGGCATCGTAGTGGCCGTGGTGATGCATCCAGAGAAGCAAAATGCAAAAGCAACCCTCATCTGTTCGCGTCTGGAACAGGCCTTCCGGATCCCATCCTGCTTCGGACAACTATACATTTGATCGGATACCAGGCACAAGAGAGCGGTAAATGTCTAGCTTTACTCCATGCGTAGGGCTTTCAATGCTTGGAATTGGAGACAGAATCTACTAGCCGTGCTAGTAGCGCTGGCTGCCTGCTCATCACCCGAACAGCAAAATGACGCACCCGCTAAAGACCCAACCACGGGTGAAGTCTACGCCCGGCGCCGCGTCGTGGTATCCGACTCGTTGTACCGGGGCCGCGTGCTCGACCGGTACGACTCGGTGCTGGTGGACACCCGCCTGCAATACCTGCTGAAGCTGCCGCGCCGCCCCCCACTCGATACCCTGGCCTTGGGCCAGCTGCTGGGCTGGGACTCGGTGACCGTCCACCGCCGCATTGCCGACGCCTTGCCTTACGAAGAAGCCCCAGCCGGTTACCCGGTTCAGCTTAGCCTCACGGCGGCCGAAGCCAAACGTGTGCGCCGCGACAGCACCGACTGGCCCAACCTAACGTTGACCGAGCGTCACCAGCGCGCCTACACCACCAGCGCGGGTGCGGCGGTGCTGGGCTACACGGGTGCGGAGGCGCAGGCCTTTTTCCGCCAAGCCAAGCGCTACCGGCGCGGCCGCTTTTATAGGCTGCGCAGCGGCGGGGTCGAAACCTACTACAACGGCCTGCTCACCGGGCACCGTGGCTACCTGCACCCTTTGGTGGATGCAAAGGGCAAAGAGCACGGCACCTGGGCCCGCGACACCACCTTTCAGCAAGGCCAGGACCTGCACTTGACTATTGATGTGAAGCTACAGGCCTACGCAGAAAAACTGCTGGGAAACCGCAAAGGGTACCTGGTGGCCCTGGACCCGCGCACCGGAGAAATTCTGTGCTTCGTGTCGGCGCCCGTATACAAGGCGGCCACCCTCACCGCGCCCGACCAAGCGGGCGTGCGGGCTAAACTGCTGGAAAGCGAAGACATGCCGCTGCTCAACCGGCCGGCCATGTTGGCCAATCCGCCCGGCTCGGTGTTTAAGCTGGTAAATGCCGCCGTGGCGTTGCAGATGGGTGCCATTAGCACCTCTACCTCTTTTCGCTGCGACCAATCGCTTATCAGTTGCGTGCACCGCCATCCGCAGGCCCAAAGCCTGACGCTGGGCCTGAAGTACAGCTGCAACCCCTACTTCTACCAAGTGCTGCGGAACGTCATCAACCGCACGCCTGACAGCCTGGCCCTGGATTCGGCAGCCGCCCGCCATGCCAATCTAGCGCTCTGGCGCCGCTACGCCCGGTCGTTTGGCCTGGATTCGGTACTGGGTGTGGACATCCCGCGTGAAGCGCCCGGCTTCTTACCCACCCCGGCTTATTACGATAAGGCTCGCCGCACGCCCTTCTGGACGTATCGCTCCATTTACTCACTCAGCATCGGGCAGGGCGAAATTAACCTCACGGGCCTGCAAATGGCCAACATGGCGGCCATCGTTGCCAACCGCGGCTGGTACTACACGCCCCACCTGGTACGCAGCATCGGAGCAGGCGGGCCGCTGCCGCGCTTCACCGAAAAGCATCATACCCTCATCGACAGCGCCAACTTTGCCGCGCTGGTGCCCGGCATGGTGGCCGTGATGCAGCGCGGCGGCACCGCCGATGCTTCCAGCCTGGCCGATGTGGGCATCACGGTGGCGGGCAAGACCGGTACCGTGGAAAACGACGAAGGCGATGATCACGCCGCGTTTGTCGGCTTCGCGCCGGCTGACAACCCCCAGATCGTCGTAGCAGTTTACGTCGAAAATGCAGGTTTCGGGGCTACGGCCGCTGCCCCTTGCGCCGTGCTGGTGATGGAAAAATACCTTCGCGGCAGCATCGCGCCTCGCCGCAAACGTTGGGAAGCGCGCATCCGGCGCCGGGCCCAGAACGGCTACTAAGCGAGGCTAGCCAGAGATCAGCAGGAAGCGGGTACCAGAACCGAGCCCAGCGCCCTTCATCAGTAAGTATAAGCAGATCCAGTTTGGAATAAATAGATATTTCTCGACGCACTTACGCACTCCTCGCCGCCATACGTTTCTAGAAAACTTATCTAGCCAATACCAGCAGAAATTGTTCGTTGTACTTACATTCTGAGTAGCACATTCGCTTTTTCGTTGAAATCAGCTTTGCATAGCTTCATGAAACGTAGCATTTGGCTCGGCGTGGCGGCCCTGCTGCTGGCGGGATCCGTGAAAGCCC
This window encodes:
- a CDS encoding methylmalonyl-CoA mutase family protein translates to MQVAPVAPYKPQNHIRIVTAAALFDGHDAAINIMRRVIQSSGAEVIHLGHNRSVQEIVDCAIQEDAQAIAITSYQGGHNEYFKYMHDLLNERGAGHVRIFGGGGGVILPTEIAELQAYGIERLYSPDDGRAMGLQGMINDLLARCDFPTGQNLNGEAGHLKEKDARSIGRLISAAENFPQEFERVKNQLVADFQERESNDSQLLDNQQNTHRAPILGITGTGGAGKSSLVDELVRRFLNDFPDKTIAIISVDPSKRKTGGALLGDRIRMNAINSPRVYMRSLATRQSNLALSRYVQDAVDVVRAAQFDLIILETSGIGQSDTEIIEHSDASLYVMTPEYGAATQLEKIDMLDFADVIALNKFDKRGALDALRDVRKQYQRNHQLWDKPLDEMPVYGTIASQFNDPGMNRLYRAVIEVISQKTGIAFASHLETTKEDSEKIYIIPPHRTRYLSEIAETNRQYDQWVQKQSEVAQQLFGLDQSIAAVRSLETGGSNGSSGSRSDQPDAGSIVAGLEKAFQEIKLRLDGQNWKLLETWPQKVKAYRDPEFIFKVRDKEIRIKTHTESLSHLQIPKVSLPRYTAWGDLLKWQLQENVPGEFPYTAGVFPFKREGEDPTRMFAGEGGPERTNRRFHYVSAGLPAKRLSTAFDSVTLYGEDPDMRPDIYGKIGNSGVSIACLDDAKKLYSGFNLADPMTSVSMTINGPAATLAAFFMNAAIDQQCELYIKQHGLEAEVDAKITEIYQAKGTARPHYQGELPTGNDGLGLMLLGVTGDQVLPADVYQQIKARTLSQVRGTVQADILKEDQAQNTCIFSTEFALRLMGDVQEYFIKEKVRNFYSVSISGYHIAEAGANPLTQLALTLSNGFTFVEYYVSRGMDVNDFAPNLSFFFSNGIDPEYSVIGRVARRIWAKAMKLKYGANARSQMLKYHIQTSGRSLHAQEIDFNDIRTTLQALYAIYDNCNSLHTNAYDEAITTPTEESVRRAMAIQLIINRELGLAKNENPLQGSFIIEELTDLVEEAVLLEFDRITERGGVLGAMETMYQRGKIQEESLHYEMLKHTGEYPIIGVNTFLSSKGSPTIIPAEVIRATEEEKQYQITMLGNLHARNAAEAPQRLKHLQQVAVANGNLFEELMETVKFCSLGQITNALFEVGGQYRRNM
- a CDS encoding DUF3667 domain-containing protein, with the protein product MAEEVLEGVFHFDGKVFRTLRLLLFAPGSLTLRFWQGKRVAYVPPVRLYVFISFLFFLLLSLALHAPEHGATRTLGERLRQTSIQFRADSIRLAGKMPTADSARIKLLLRKSRHVAVLNGIVNSDVNSDTVEYRRWNGVLYTPQEWRELPDYSSAQFDDVLRRHGQEPSVLSRFVLRQGYRVMQSSEQELSHQFVRGISLMMFVLMPVFALLLKLLYIRRKQYYLAHLMFAIHVHCFAFLLFSVNMALSLFAHMPAKSILVVLLIVALYLVLALHKAYQQNWLKTAVKFAFLLGLYSLVIAVGLVGALGLSMVLV
- a CDS encoding DUF1349 domain-containing protein, whose product is MKQKLPFCQVVLATLLLGSCSENKTQGESATNDRSAPAASQASAGDSARVSGKPCDIKLGNIHFTKAINGADTLTKVDQQGRMAFRVGAKKDFFCDPNDGKLSNNTAPILLAKVDNTKPFTLVAKVIPGFTPKGLYNAGVLYIYVNDTFWQKHCFEQDERGNHRIVTVRTQGTSDDNNHDVVKSPWAYMKISSDTRTVASYYSLDNKTWQLVRLYKNNYPAEIWMGVSAQCPVDTGTVSHFEQISLTQNSVADFRMGK
- a CDS encoding MFS transporter, producing the protein MSRILPVIVLAQFFCTSLWFAGNAIAAELAAALQQPSTFVAHLTSAVQLGFITGTLVFALLTIADRFSPSRVFFLSALAAALCNLGINLGSLEAGNLLAFRFLTGFFLAGIYPVGMKIAADYVQAGLGKWLGFLVGALVVGTAFPHLLKSVTAQLPWHYVTLTTSGLAVLGGVAMLLLVPDGPYRKKGQRLQLTAFAAGFRQPSFRAAAFGYFGHMWELYTFWAFLPLILTTYNHAHPNAELPVSLLSFLLIGAGGLACVSSGLLSRVVPPRKVATTALALSGTCCLLSPLVLRSNSAALLLCFLFFWGLMVVADSPLFSTLVAQSAPETSRGTALTIVNCLGFAITIVSIEVTRWLSSYVNTHDLFFMLALGPALGVLAQLGSRQAEAVAS
- a CDS encoding peptidoglycan D,D-transpeptidase FtsI family protein; this translates as MLVALAACSSPEQQNDAPAKDPTTGEVYARRRVVVSDSLYRGRVLDRYDSVLVDTRLQYLLKLPRRPPLDTLALGQLLGWDSVTVHRRIADALPYEEAPAGYPVQLSLTAAEAKRVRRDSTDWPNLTLTERHQRAYTTSAGAAVLGYTGAEAQAFFRQAKRYRRGRFYRLRSGGVETYYNGLLTGHRGYLHPLVDAKGKEHGTWARDTTFQQGQDLHLTIDVKLQAYAEKLLGNRKGYLVALDPRTGEILCFVSAPVYKAATLTAPDQAGVRAKLLESEDMPLLNRPAMLANPPGSVFKLVNAAVALQMGAISTSTSFRCDQSLISCVHRHPQAQSLTLGLKYSCNPYFYQVLRNVINRTPDSLALDSAAARHANLALWRRYARSFGLDSVLGVDIPREAPGFLPTPAYYDKARRTPFWTYRSIYSLSIGQGEINLTGLQMANMAAIVANRGWYYTPHLVRSIGAGGPLPRFTEKHHTLIDSANFAALVPGMVAVMQRGGTADASSLADVGITVAGKTGTVENDEGDDHAAFVGFAPADNPQIVVAVYVENAGFGATAAAPCAVLVMEKYLRGSIAPRRKRWEARIRRRAQNGY